From Oncorhynchus mykiss isolate Arlee chromosome 6, USDA_OmykA_1.1, whole genome shotgun sequence, the proteins below share one genomic window:
- the LOC110526353 gene encoding trans-1,2-dihydrobenzene-1,2-diol dehydrogenase isoform X1, giving the protein MATRWGLCGAGKISHDFSVAMKTLPPGDHQIVAVAARSLERAREFAKKHSIPKAYGSYEELASDPEIDMVYLGVLHTEHWRLGLLVLHAGKNMLCEKPFAMNSREVGDLIAASKKSNVFLMEVWERLNECWGFHQRVSAIWSRCFPLHREVRRLLAEDAIGDVKLVKASFGSPQLHIPRSVEKELGGGALLDIGVYTLQFVLMVFNGERPESIHATGVLLNSGVDESMVVVMKFPRNRLACCFFSIAVSLPNDATISGTTGTIRVLGPMHCPTTLEVNGKTTQYPLPEPSLPLNFTNSTGLRYEAEEVRQCLLKGLKESPRMPLSESALLTEVMDECRKQVGVVFNQDRQ; this is encoded by the exons ATGGCGACCCGGTGGGGACTCTGCGGTGCGGGGAAGATCAGCCACGACTTCAGTGTGGCCATGAAAACCCTCCCTCCTGGAGACCACCAG ATAGTGGCGGTGGCTGCGAGGAGTCTGGAGCGTGCCCGGGAGTTTGCCAAGAAGCACAGCATCCCTAAGGCCTATGGGAGCTATGAAGAGCTGGCCAGCGACCCAGAGATTG ACATGGTGTACCTGGGCGTGCTGCACACGGAGCACTGGCGCCTGGGCCTGCTGGTACTCCACGCAGGGAAGAACATGCTGTGTGAGAAGCCCTTTGCCATGAACTCCAGGGAGGTGGGGGACCTCATTGCTGCCTCCAAGAAGTCCAATGTCTTTCTCATGGAGGTGTGGGAAAGGCTCAATGAGTGTTGGGGGTTCCATCAACGTGTCTCA GCCATCTGGTCCCGTTGTTTCCCACTGCACAGGGAGGTTCGCAGGCTGCTGGCTGAGGACGCCATCGGCGACGTAAAGCTGGTGAAGGCCTCTTTTGGCTCCCCTCAGCTTCACATCCCCCGCTCGGTGGAGAAGGAGCTTGGAGGAGGCGCTCTGCTGGACATTGGGGTCTACACCTTGCAGTTTGTGTTGATGGTGTTCAACGGGGAGAGGCCAGAGTCCATCCATGCCACTGGAGTTCTTCTCAACTCAG GAGTGGATGAGtccatggtggtggtgatgaagtTTCCCAGGAACAGGCTGGCTTGCTGTTTCTTCTCCATCGCTGTTTCACTGCCTAACGACGCCACCATCAGCGGAACAACGGGCACCATCAGG GTTCTAGGTCCCATGCATTGTCCCACCACACTGGAGGTGAATGGGAAGACGACACAGTACCCCCTGCCGGAGCCCTCCTTACCTCTGAACTTCACAAACAGCACTGGGCTGCGCTACGAGGCTGAGGAAGTCAGGCAGTGCCTGCTCAAAG GACTGAAGGAGAGCCCCAGAATGCCCCTGTCTGAGTCGGCCCTGCTCACTGAGGTTATGGATGAGTGCAGGAAACAAGTGGGAGTGGTCTTCAACCAGGACCGCCAATAA
- the LOC110526353 gene encoding trans-1,2-dihydrobenzene-1,2-diol dehydrogenase isoform X2, with product MATRWGLCGAGKISHDFSVAMKTLPPGDHQIVAVAARSLERAREFAKKHSIPKAYGSYEELASDPEIDMVYLGVLHTEHWRLGLLVLHAGKNMLCEKPFAMNSREVGDLIAASKKSNVFLMEAIWSRCFPLHREVRRLLAEDAIGDVKLVKASFGSPQLHIPRSVEKELGGGALLDIGVYTLQFVLMVFNGERPESIHATGVLLNSGVDESMVVVMKFPRNRLACCFFSIAVSLPNDATISGTTGTIRVLGPMHCPTTLEVNGKTTQYPLPEPSLPLNFTNSTGLRYEAEEVRQCLLKGLKESPRMPLSESALLTEVMDECRKQVGVVFNQDRQ from the exons ATGGCGACCCGGTGGGGACTCTGCGGTGCGGGGAAGATCAGCCACGACTTCAGTGTGGCCATGAAAACCCTCCCTCCTGGAGACCACCAG ATAGTGGCGGTGGCTGCGAGGAGTCTGGAGCGTGCCCGGGAGTTTGCCAAGAAGCACAGCATCCCTAAGGCCTATGGGAGCTATGAAGAGCTGGCCAGCGACCCAGAGATTG ACATGGTGTACCTGGGCGTGCTGCACACGGAGCACTGGCGCCTGGGCCTGCTGGTACTCCACGCAGGGAAGAACATGCTGTGTGAGAAGCCCTTTGCCATGAACTCCAGGGAGGTGGGGGACCTCATTGCTGCCTCCAAGAAGTCCAATGTCTTTCTCATGGAG GCCATCTGGTCCCGTTGTTTCCCACTGCACAGGGAGGTTCGCAGGCTGCTGGCTGAGGACGCCATCGGCGACGTAAAGCTGGTGAAGGCCTCTTTTGGCTCCCCTCAGCTTCACATCCCCCGCTCGGTGGAGAAGGAGCTTGGAGGAGGCGCTCTGCTGGACATTGGGGTCTACACCTTGCAGTTTGTGTTGATGGTGTTCAACGGGGAGAGGCCAGAGTCCATCCATGCCACTGGAGTTCTTCTCAACTCAG GAGTGGATGAGtccatggtggtggtgatgaagtTTCCCAGGAACAGGCTGGCTTGCTGTTTCTTCTCCATCGCTGTTTCACTGCCTAACGACGCCACCATCAGCGGAACAACGGGCACCATCAGG GTTCTAGGTCCCATGCATTGTCCCACCACACTGGAGGTGAATGGGAAGACGACACAGTACCCCCTGCCGGAGCCCTCCTTACCTCTGAACTTCACAAACAGCACTGGGCTGCGCTACGAGGCTGAGGAAGTCAGGCAGTGCCTGCTCAAAG GACTGAAGGAGAGCCCCAGAATGCCCCTGTCTGAGTCGGCCCTGCTCACTGAGGTTATGGATGAGTGCAGGAAACAAGTGGGAGTGGTCTTCAACCAGGACCGCCAATAA